In Megalops cyprinoides isolate fMegCyp1 chromosome 16, fMegCyp1.pri, whole genome shotgun sequence, the genomic window GCCTACTGGCCACTTACTGTGTCTCTACTGGAGTGCACAGGTGTTTGATTGCTTCACCTCCTTCACCTCTGCTTTGGGCTGTTTCCATGCCTCCACATGTGGTCTGTCCTCTGTGAATCCTGAAGGCCAAAAAATTCTCAAATATCTGCCAAACAGGTTCACTTCTTAGTTTGTATTATCATCTGATTACATACTACTCATGGTTGTGATTAAGATGATAGGTACTAActatttaattgcattttattttttgtccttATGAAATGCCCTCTGAAAAACCTACATAACCACAGACCACTGGTATTTAGGCATGGATGTGGACTTTATGGAGACACAAGTTGATTTTTAAGGTTAAGTTCCTGATAATATGTTGATAAATATATCAAAACTCCTGGAAACGCCCCCATATGCTTACCTCAGATTTCATGATCGTATATATATTTGGTAATTTGGCGACAAAACACTAATTTGTCAAGATAGGAGCATGATACCGGTATCTAGGTAACAGATTTTAGCAACACCTGATTCACTAAATACCATAAACATGACTCataatgtcagtgtttctgtatTCGGCCAGTGGCCTAATTTTACAGCAGAACCATCGGCCAATATAGTGGGACAACACTGTTAATAGCTTCAAAGATTGTCATCGGAACTGCAGTAAATACTGATGCAGGAAAGACCATTGCAATATGTTTTTCCAAAATCAGGACCAACAAGATCACAGATACATACTGCAGGCAAAAGCACAGTAAATAAGCATGAAGTATAAAACCAGTGccaaaatgaaatcacatgACTGATTGTTTTAGCGTACACATTGTGCCtaaatttttttcatctgagcgGCACACCTCCGTCATACTGAGGTGCACATACTGTGTAAAAGTGAAGGTGTTTATATGGTGTCATGTATAGATGAACACTTTGGCACTTTCTGTTCTAATAAATTCAGACTTCACATAACGTTTACCCTTGGTGCCGTTGCTTAATGTATAAAGCGTTCACAATGTAATAGTATAATATAGTGGAGTCCATGTGCTCTTTGGTCGTTTATATCCTCATATAACACCATATAAACACCATCACTAAATACATTAAGCAAAGCACATAGGGTAAACGTTATTTGAAGTCTGACTTTATTATAATTAACGTCAGTTATTCATCCCCAAACCGTCAGGTGGCAGTGTCAACAAAATCCCGTACGGGTTTCTGGAGGAGAATGTGTAATAGGAACCATAGAAACACTCAGCCAGGGGAATGTCCATACAAATCAGGTGCTGTAGCAGGGATTTTCTAAATGAGCTGTGCTTATCAATAGCGCTTAGCTGCCATGAAGACTGTTTTCGTTACCGTAGGAACCACGAGGTTCGATGAACTGATTGAGAGTGTGGCATCTGAAGAAACCGTTCGGGTAAATACGCTTGTTAGCTAGTTGTCTAGGAAGTTAGCTACCTAGCGACCTCAGTCCTTTTGCCAGCAACCTATTTTGTCAATATCAATGTTTGTACAGCTTCCTATTAGTAGGTAGCTTGCTTAGCTATCTTAGGCAACCTGTCTCAGATCTCCTAAAACCTGTACTCTACGATTGTTCCATTGTCGCATACGTTAAAGCAGCTAGCTCGGATAGCTCTGTTAAAGTTTTGCCATGGAACGAGTTTGTTCATATTAAACAGGTAGTCTATCTACGGTACCTACTAGAGACATAACTGCATAGTATGTCAACTAATTTATATAATGGCTATTCTATCATTTTACCGTCAGAATGACCagtctctgtttccctctctcgccTCTCCCTAAGGTGCTGTCAGATCTCGGTTACCAAAAGCTGGTCCTCCAGGTGGGCCGCGGTTCGGTGCTCCCTGATCCAGACAGCTGTGCGGGGTTGGTGGTTGATGCCTTCCGATTCAAAGATTCCATCGCAGAGGACATTCGAGACGCCGATCTGGTCATCAGCCACGCAGGTTCGGCGTTCTGGCCCACAGTTGGTCTGGTCTGTGGTGCAGATGCTCCAGCTCTGTTAATAAGCACGTAACTGGACGTCAGAGAGTTTTAGTTTCTGGTCATCGTTGGATTTGTTGGGTGATTGAGGTCTCTGTAGCTCACTCTTCACCCACTCTCTTGTTTTGCAGGGGCCGGTAGTTGTTTAGAAGCTCTGGGGGCGAGACGGCCCCTGCTTGTGGTAGTCAATGACCGATTGATGGACAATCACCAGCTGGAGCTTGCTAAACAGCTGCATGCAGACTCTCATCTCTTGTACTGCACTTGCAGG contains:
- the zgc:92907 gene encoding UDP-N-acetylglucosamine transferase subunit ALG13 homolog, translated to MKTVFVTVGTTRFDELIESVASEETVRVLSDLGYQKLVLQVGRGSVLPDPDSCAGLVVDAFRFKDSIAEDIRDADLVISHAGAGSCLEALGARRPLLVVVNDRLMDNHQLELAKQLHADSHLLYCTCSTLTQTLRTMDLSVLTPFLPGRPQNFANFLDQALGLH